A single region of the Pararhodospirillum photometricum DSM 122 genome encodes:
- the glgC gene encoding glucose-1-phosphate adenylyltransferase has product MDEITDYHLDINRALRETLALVLAGGRGSRLHDLTNRESKPAVPFGGKYRIIDFPLSNCMNSGIRRMCVLTQYRAHTLIHHIQRGWGFLKAEIGEFVELWPAQQQTIKETWYQGTADAVHQNLELIRAHDPRYVLILAGDHIYKQDYSKLIAQHIASGADCSVACVDVPRADATGFGCVDVDADDMIVGFLEKPANPPSIPGHPDRTFASMGIYVFNADYLYEILRIDAEEADSQHDFGRDIIPSQVGRARIKAHRFTQSCVYSVGRREPYWRDVGTLDAYWAANIDLVSVTPALDLYDTDWPIWTYQMQRPPAKFVFDTDERRGMAVDSMLSAGCIVSGGKVSGSLLFNDVRVNSYSEVIDTVVLPMSDIGRHARLTKCIVGTGCRIPEGLVVGEDPEEDAKRFLVSETGITLITPEHLARL; this is encoded by the coding sequence ATGGATGAGATCACGGATTACCACCTCGACATCAACCGGGCGCTACGCGAGACCCTCGCCCTGGTGCTGGCGGGGGGGCGTGGCTCACGGTTGCATGACCTGACCAATCGCGAGTCCAAGCCGGCCGTGCCGTTCGGCGGGAAGTACCGGATCATTGATTTCCCGCTGTCGAACTGCATGAACTCGGGAATCCGGCGCATGTGCGTGCTGACCCAGTACCGGGCGCACACCTTGATTCACCACATCCAGCGCGGCTGGGGCTTCTTGAAGGCGGAGATCGGCGAGTTCGTCGAGCTGTGGCCGGCGCAGCAGCAGACCATCAAAGAAACCTGGTACCAGGGCACGGCGGACGCGGTGCACCAGAACCTGGAGCTGATCCGGGCCCATGATCCGCGCTATGTCCTGATCCTGGCCGGCGATCACATTTATAAGCAGGACTATTCCAAGCTGATCGCCCAGCACATTGCCTCGGGCGCCGACTGCTCGGTGGCCTGCGTGGACGTGCCACGCGCCGACGCCACGGGCTTTGGCTGCGTTGATGTAGATGCCGACGACATGATCGTCGGCTTCTTGGAAAAGCCCGCCAATCCGCCCAGCATCCCGGGCCACCCCGACCGCACCTTTGCCTCGATGGGCATTTACGTTTTCAACGCGGATTACCTTTACGAGATCTTGCGCATCGACGCCGAGGAAGCTGACAGCCAGCACGACTTCGGGCGCGACATCATCCCGTCGCAAGTGGGCCGGGCCCGCATCAAGGCGCACCGCTTCACCCAGTCTTGTGTGTATTCGGTCGGCCGGCGCGAGCCTTACTGGCGCGACGTGGGCACGCTGGATGCCTATTGGGCGGCCAACATTGATCTGGTCAGCGTGACCCCGGCCCTCGACCTTTATGATACCGACTGGCCGATCTGGACCTATCAGATGCAGCGCCCGCCGGCCAAGTTCGTCTTCGACACCGACGAACGGCGCGGCATGGCGGTGGACAGCATGCTCTCGGCCGGCTGCATCGTGTCGGGCGGCAAGGTCAGCGGCTCCTTGCTGTTCAACGACGTGCGGGTGAATTCCTACAGCGAGGTGATCGACACCGTCGTGTTGCCGATGAGCGACATCGGCCGTCATGCTCGCCTGACCAAGTGCATCGTGGGCACGGGCTGCCGCATTCCCGAGGGCCTCGTGGTCGGCGAGGATCCCGAAGAGGACGCCAAGCGCTTCTTGGTCTCCGAGACCGGGATCACCTTGATCACCCCCGAGCATCTGGCTCGGTTGTAA
- a CDS encoding ABC transporter ATP-binding protein yields MTATAVALQVDDIHKSFGRLEVLRGISLSARDGDVIAILGSSGSGKSTFLRCLNLLEHPDQGAIRLRGEALDLVQSRQGGGLSARNARQLAAFRARIGFVFQSFNLWPHLTVLDNVIEAPVHVKGVARAEARDKGLALLEKVGIAHKRDSYPSHLSGGQQQRAAIARALAMDPEVILFDEPTSALDPELVSEVLGVIRALAEEGRTMLIVTHEMGFARDVASEIIFLHQGRIEEQGPPSEIFHHPKTERARQFLAKHLVGGA; encoded by the coding sequence ATGACCGCCACCGCCGTCGCGTTGCAGGTTGACGACATCCATAAGTCTTTTGGGCGCCTGGAGGTCCTGCGGGGCATTTCCCTTTCGGCCCGCGATGGCGACGTCATCGCCATTTTGGGCTCGTCGGGCTCGGGGAAAAGCACGTTCTTACGCTGCCTTAATCTCCTGGAACACCCCGACCAGGGCGCCATCCGCTTGCGGGGCGAGGCCCTGGACTTGGTGCAAAGCCGCCAAGGCGGTGGCCTGAGTGCCCGCAATGCCCGCCAGCTTGCCGCCTTTCGCGCGCGCATCGGCTTTGTGTTCCAAAGTTTTAATCTGTGGCCCCACCTCACCGTCCTCGACAACGTGATCGAGGCGCCGGTCCACGTGAAGGGCGTCGCCCGGGCCGAGGCCCGCGACAAGGGGCTGGCCTTGCTGGAAAAGGTCGGCATTGCCCACAAGCGCGACAGCTATCCCTCCCACCTGTCGGGCGGGCAGCAGCAGCGCGCGGCCATTGCCCGAGCCCTGGCCATGGATCCCGAAGTCATCTTATTCGACGAGCCGACCAGCGCCCTTGACCCCGAACTGGTCTCCGAGGTGCTGGGCGTGATCCGGGCCTTGGCCGAGGAAGGCCGGACCATGCTCATCGTGACCCACGAGATGGGCTTCGCCCGCGACGTCGCCAGCGAGATCATTTTCCTGCACCAGGGGCGGATCGAGGAGCAGGGCCCCCCCAGCGAGATTTTCCACCACCCCAAAACCGAGCGGGCTCGCCAGTTCCTGGCCAAGCACTTGGTCGGCGGGGCCTGA
- a CDS encoding ABC transporter substrate-binding protein: MTLRKAAVALTTALLLGAGALMGPPAHAETLRFATEGAFPPFNAVDDKGKPHGFDVDIAKALCAEMKAECELVVQDWDGLIPGLLAKKFDAIIASMSITEERQKSVLFSDPYYFNQFHFVGPKDRTFTLTKDGLKGLTVGAQRATVSAKWLEEHLGDAVSVKLYDTAEEAYLDLTSGRLDLMLNDTYPTYDWLKSPAATGYELKGESVIKDDKVGIALRPGDTALAASLNKALAAIIANGTYAEINARYFPFSLLARE; this comes from the coding sequence ATGACCTTGAGAAAAGCCGCCGTTGCCCTGACCACCGCGCTCCTGCTCGGCGCGGGCGCGCTGATGGGGCCGCCGGCCCATGCCGAGACCCTGCGCTTCGCCACCGAGGGCGCCTTCCCGCCGTTCAACGCGGTCGATGACAAAGGCAAGCCCCATGGCTTCGATGTCGATATCGCCAAGGCCCTGTGCGCCGAGATGAAGGCCGAGTGCGAGTTGGTGGTTCAAGACTGGGACGGCCTGATCCCCGGCTTGCTGGCCAAGAAGTTCGATGCCATCATCGCCTCCATGTCGATCACCGAGGAGCGTCAGAAAAGCGTTCTCTTCTCCGATCCCTACTATTTCAATCAGTTCCACTTCGTCGGCCCCAAGGATCGCACTTTTACCCTGACCAAGGACGGCCTCAAGGGCCTGACCGTGGGCGCCCAGCGCGCCACCGTCTCGGCCAAGTGGCTGGAAGAGCACCTGGGCGATGCTGTTTCGGTCAAGCTCTACGACACCGCCGAGGAAGCCTACCTCGACCTGACCTCCGGGCGTCTTGACCTGATGCTCAACGACACCTACCCCACCTACGACTGGCTCAAGTCCCCGGCCGCTACCGGCTATGAGCTGAAGGGCGAGTCGGTGATCAAGGACGACAAGGTCGGTATTGCCCTGCGCCCCGGCGACACCGCCTTGGCCGCGTCTTTGAACAAGGCCCTGGCCGCGATCATCGCCAACGGCACCTATGCCGAGATCAACGCCCGCTACTTCCCCTTCAGCTTGCTGGCGCGCGAGTAG
- a CDS encoding peroxiredoxin gives MFVPNTTFKTRVRNEALGGPNPFEWKDLTTAEIFSNKKVVVFALPGAFTPTCSTSHLPRYEALHDEFRALGVDQVICLSVNDAFVMYQWGKAQGADKVFLLPDGNGEFSRKMGMLVDKSNLGFGMRSWRYSMYVVNGEVKKMFVEPGQDDNCPTDPFEVSDADTMLSWLKGQQ, from the coding sequence ATGTTCGTCCCCAACACGACCTTCAAGACCCGCGTGCGCAACGAAGCTCTGGGCGGCCCCAATCCCTTCGAATGGAAGGATCTCACCACCGCCGAGATCTTCTCCAACAAGAAGGTCGTTGTGTTCGCCCTGCCCGGCGCCTTCACCCCGACCTGCTCGACCAGCCATCTGCCCCGCTACGAGGCGCTGCACGACGAGTTCCGCGCCCTGGGTGTTGATCAGGTGATCTGTCTGTCGGTCAACGATGCGTTCGTGATGTACCAGTGGGGCAAGGCCCAGGGCGCCGACAAGGTGTTCCTGCTGCCCGACGGCAACGGCGAGTTCTCGCGCAAGATGGGCATGCTGGTGGACAAGTCCAACCTGGGCTTCGGCATGCGCTCCTGGCGCTATTCGATGTACGTGGTCAACGGCGAGGTCAAGAAGATGTTTGTCGAGCCGGGCCAGGACGACAACTGCCCCACCGACCCCTTTGAGGTCTCGGACGCCGATACCATGTTGAGCTGGCTGAAGGGCCAGCAGTAA
- a CDS encoding sensor histidine kinase, with the protein MRPLDPSDDLLVFSEEAPPPVVMTEAAPWEILVADDDPEVHAITRAVLGKVRFKDRGLRLLFATSEAEVRHLLPQHPDLAVVLLDVVMETEDAGLRLVRHLREDLGNRRVRIILRTGQPGQAPERDVIVAYDINDYKAKTELTAQKLFTIIIAALRAYDDLRALEESHARLSEVNTALEQRVAERTAALVRSNAELESFAYGISHDLQEPLRMVRSYLQLIERRLGSQLDGETAAYIGFALDGAARMSTMINDLLDYARLTTRPATRQGLALEAVLHRALAPLALVVAENQATVVLPATEARVEGDEGQLARLFQNLLSNALKHRHPERAPVVGVTVTSLADRGIWRVSVCDNGPGIPPAARESVFDLFHRLDGTRSTGSGVGLALCRRIVDLHGGRLWVESTVGKGASFHVDLPAVP; encoded by the coding sequence ATGCGCCCCCTTGATCCTTCGGATGACCTTCTCGTGTTCAGCGAGGAAGCCCCGCCCCCCGTCGTTATGACCGAGGCGGCCCCGTGGGAAATTCTGGTGGCCGATGACGATCCCGAAGTCCACGCCATCACCCGGGCCGTTCTCGGCAAGGTGCGGTTCAAGGACCGGGGCCTGCGCTTGTTGTTTGCCACCTCGGAGGCCGAGGTGCGCCACCTGCTGCCCCAGCATCCCGACTTGGCGGTGGTCCTGCTCGACGTGGTGATGGAGACCGAGGACGCCGGCCTGCGGCTGGTGCGCCATCTGCGCGAGGACCTGGGCAATCGGCGCGTGCGCATTATTTTGCGCACGGGCCAGCCGGGCCAAGCCCCCGAGCGCGATGTGATCGTCGCCTACGACATCAACGACTACAAGGCCAAGACCGAACTCACCGCCCAAAAACTGTTCACCATCATCATTGCCGCCCTGCGGGCCTACGACGACCTGCGCGCCCTGGAGGAAAGTCACGCCCGTTTGAGCGAAGTCAACACGGCCCTGGAACAGCGGGTGGCCGAGCGCACCGCCGCTTTGGTGCGCTCCAACGCCGAGTTGGAGAGCTTTGCCTATGGCATCTCCCACGACCTGCAAGAACCCTTGCGGATGGTGCGCAGCTACCTGCAACTGATCGAGCGGCGCCTGGGCAGTCAGCTGGACGGAGAAACCGCGGCCTATATCGGCTTTGCCCTGGATGGCGCGGCGCGCATGTCCACCATGATCAACGACCTTCTCGACTATGCCCGCCTGACCACCCGGCCGGCCACCCGCCAGGGCTTGGCCTTGGAGGCGGTGTTGCATCGGGCTCTGGCGCCGCTGGCTCTGGTGGTGGCGGAAAATCAGGCCACGGTGGTGTTACCGGCTACCGAGGCGCGGGTCGAGGGGGACGAGGGGCAACTGGCCCGCTTGTTTCAGAACTTGTTGAGCAATGCCTTGAAGCACCGGCATCCCGAGCGCGCGCCGGTGGTGGGTGTCACAGTCACGTCCCTAGCCGATCGGGGGATCTGGCGGGTGAGTGTGTGTGACAACGGACCTGGGATTCCGCCGGCCGCCCGGGAGAGCGTGTTTGATCTCTTTCATCGGCTGGACGGGACCCGCAGCACGGGGTCGGGGGTGGGCTTGGCCTTGTGTCGGCGCATTGTCGATTTGCACGGGGGGCGGCTGTGGGTGGAGTCCACCGTGGGCAAGGGGGCGTCGTTTCACGTCGATCTGCCGGCCGTGCCGTAG
- the amt gene encoding ammonium transporter, giving the protein MSFSQHPLRGLGLAVLVVGVALPALAQDPGLASPDTGVPSTLEATAAAEASVALDAFKNDVAYILNSFSFLIHGALVMWMGAGFAMLEGGLVRSKNTAMQMLKNIIAYSVAGLMYYVIGYNLMYVGVDGGWIGTLSFLHDPSPSPDVAQGYAVMSDWFFQMVFVATAASIVSGALAERLRLWPFLLFSVILTGLIYPIQGAWQWGHGWLYQAGFSDFAGSTLVHSVGGWAALTGALVLGARRGKYSADGRVNPLPGANLALATLGMFMLWLGWFGFNGGSYLSMGSPDAITGIANIYVNTNLAAAAGVVAAIVMTQVLYGKVDLTMTLNGALAGLVAITAEPLMPSPLLAIGIGAVGGMLVVLVVPLLDRLRIDDVVGAIPVHLVCGIWGTLAVPLSNPKTSFLVQLLGVASIGAFVLVTTFVVWVLLKFTVGLRCSEEEENIGLDKSELGLEAYPEFGPGHKSL; this is encoded by the coding sequence ATGAGTTTTTCCCAGCATCCCCTTCGCGGCCTTGGGCTCGCCGTCCTTGTGGTCGGCGTGGCCCTGCCGGCGCTAGCCCAAGATCCCGGGCTGGCTTCCCCCGACACGGGAGTGCCCTCGACGTTGGAGGCCACCGCCGCCGCCGAGGCCAGCGTGGCGCTCGACGCCTTCAAGAATGACGTCGCCTATATCCTCAACTCGTTTTCCTTTTTGATCCATGGCGCCTTGGTGATGTGGATGGGTGCCGGCTTCGCCATGTTGGAAGGCGGGCTGGTGCGCTCCAAGAACACCGCCATGCAGATGTTGAAAAACATCATCGCCTACTCGGTGGCCGGTCTCATGTATTATGTGATCGGTTATAACCTGATGTACGTGGGCGTGGACGGCGGCTGGATTGGCACGCTGTCTTTCTTGCACGATCCCTCGCCCAGCCCCGACGTGGCCCAGGGCTATGCGGTGATGAGCGACTGGTTCTTCCAGATGGTGTTTGTGGCCACCGCCGCCTCCATCGTCTCGGGGGCCCTGGCCGAGCGCCTGCGCTTGTGGCCCTTCTTGCTGTTTAGCGTGATTTTGACCGGCCTCATCTACCCCATTCAAGGGGCGTGGCAGTGGGGGCACGGCTGGCTGTATCAGGCGGGCTTCTCGGATTTTGCCGGCTCCACCTTGGTGCACTCGGTGGGCGGCTGGGCGGCGCTGACGGGCGCCTTGGTGCTGGGCGCGCGTCGCGGCAAGTACAGCGCCGATGGCCGGGTCAATCCCCTGCCCGGCGCCAATCTGGCCTTGGCGACCTTGGGCATGTTCATGCTGTGGCTAGGCTGGTTCGGGTTTAACGGCGGCTCCTACCTGTCGATGGGCTCGCCCGATGCGATTACCGGCATCGCCAACATTTACGTCAACACCAACCTCGCCGCTGCGGCCGGCGTGGTCGCCGCCATTGTCATGACCCAGGTTCTTTACGGCAAGGTGGACCTGACCATGACCTTGAACGGGGCGCTGGCGGGGCTGGTGGCGATCACGGCCGAACCCTTGATGCCCTCGCCGTTGCTGGCCATTGGCATTGGCGCCGTGGGCGGCATGCTGGTGGTGCTGGTCGTGCCCTTGCTGGACCGCCTGCGTATCGACGACGTGGTCGGGGCCATTCCCGTCCATCTCGTGTGTGGCATCTGGGGGACGTTGGCGGTGCCCTTGTCCAACCCCAAGACCAGTTTTCTGGTCCAGCTTTTGGGGGTGGCGAGCATTGGTGCTTTTGTCCTGGTGACCACGTTTGTCGTGTGGGTGCTCTTGAAGTTTACCGTTGGTCTGCGCTGCTCCGAAGAGGAGGAAAACATCGGACTCGACAAGTCCGAGTTGGGCCTGGAGGCCTATCCCGAATTCGGCCCTGGCCACAAAAGCTTGTAA
- a CDS encoding P-II family nitrogen regulator, which yields MKLIMAIIKPFKLDEVREALAALDVQGLTVSEVKGFGRQKGQTEIYRGAEYQVNFLPKVKIEVAVRDEVVDRAIEAITTAAGTGKIGDGKIFVSSLEQAVRIRTGETGTDAL from the coding sequence ATGAAACTGATCATGGCGATCATCAAGCCCTTCAAGCTGGACGAAGTCCGCGAGGCTCTGGCCGCCCTGGATGTCCAGGGGTTGACCGTGTCCGAGGTCAAGGGCTTCGGGCGGCAGAAGGGCCAGACAGAAATCTACCGAGGGGCCGAGTATCAGGTAAACTTCCTGCCCAAGGTCAAGATCGAGGTTGCCGTGCGCGACGAGGTGGTGGATCGGGCGATCGAAGCCATCACCACGGCGGCTGGCACCGGCAAGATCGGCGATGGCAAGATCTTTGTCTCGTCGCTGGAACAGGCCGTGCGTATTCGTACCGGCGAAACCGGCACCGATGCCCTTTGA
- the purU gene encoding formyltetrahydrofolate deformylase, which yields MSRSPKPLPPGDPRDSLILTITCPDGFGITAAVSGFLYSQGAFTTEAAYYSDPDTGRFFMRTVFRADTPGLPSANALRECFAPLAERYGMQWELISARDRPRVVIAVSRFGHCLNDLVHRWRSNQLHVDIPAIVSNHPDMAQIAEWHGIPYHHLPVTTDTKESQERAFLKIIEDTRADVVVLARYMQILSKEASHLLSGRCINIHHSFLPSFKGAKPYHQAHARGVKIIGATAHYVTDDLDEGPIIEQEVTRVDHKNSVDDLVSAGRDLETVVLARAVRWHVERRIMINGTKTVIFR from the coding sequence ATGTCGCGTAGCCCCAAGCCTCTTCCGCCCGGAGACCCTCGTGACTCCCTGATCCTGACCATCACCTGTCCCGACGGATTCGGCATCACGGCCGCCGTCAGCGGGTTTCTTTACAGCCAGGGAGCCTTCACGACCGAGGCGGCGTATTACAGCGATCCCGACACGGGACGCTTTTTCATGCGCACCGTGTTTCGCGCGGACACGCCCGGCCTGCCCTCGGCCAATGCCCTTCGCGAGTGCTTCGCGCCGCTGGCCGAGCGCTATGGCATGCAGTGGGAATTGATCTCGGCCCGCGACCGGCCGCGGGTGGTGATTGCGGTGTCGCGTTTTGGCCACTGCCTCAACGACTTGGTGCATCGCTGGCGCTCCAACCAATTGCACGTGGACATCCCGGCCATTGTCTCGAACCATCCCGACATGGCTCAGATCGCCGAGTGGCATGGCATCCCGTATCACCACCTGCCGGTGACGACCGACACCAAGGAGAGCCAGGAGCGGGCCTTCCTCAAGATCATCGAGGACACCCGGGCCGATGTGGTGGTCTTGGCGCGCTACATGCAAATTCTGTCCAAGGAGGCCAGTCACCTCCTGTCGGGCCGCTGCATCAACATTCACCATTCCTTCTTGCCCAGCTTCAAGGGGGCCAAGCCCTATCATCAGGCCCACGCCCGCGGCGTGAAGATCATTGGTGCCACGGCCCACTACGTGACCGATGATCTCGATGAAGGGCCGATCATCGAGCAGGAAGTGACGCGGGTGGATCACAAGAACAGCGTTGACGATCTGGTCTCGGCCGGGCGCGACCTGGAAACCGTGGTACTGGCCCGCGCGGTGCGTTGGCATGTCGAGCGCCGGATCATGATCAATGGCACCAAGACTGTGATCTTCCGCTAA
- the folD gene encoding bifunctional methylenetetrahydrofolate dehydrogenase/methenyltetrahydrofolate cyclohydrolase FolD produces MTAHLIDGKAFAAGVRARVAERAQALGVTPGLAVVLVGEDPASQVYVGSKEREARAAGFHSVVHRLPATTSQAELLALIQALNGDPAIHGILVQLPLPAGLDEDAVILAIDPAKDVDGFHPVNVGRLALGQPAPVPCTPRGCLMLLKDHLGDLSGREALVIGRSAIVGKPMAMLLLGANATVTIAHSRTKDLPAVCRRADIVVAAVGRPHFVKADWLKPGAVVIDVGINRLDPAPGEAKGRLVGDVDFEAARRVASAITPVPGGVGPMTIACLLDNTLEACLAARA; encoded by the coding sequence ATGACGGCTCACCTCATTGATGGCAAGGCCTTCGCGGCCGGCGTGCGCGCCCGGGTCGCCGAGCGAGCCCAGGCCCTCGGCGTAACGCCGGGGCTGGCGGTGGTCCTGGTCGGCGAGGACCCGGCCAGCCAAGTTTATGTGGGATCCAAGGAGCGCGAGGCCCGAGCCGCCGGCTTTCACTCGGTGGTCCATCGCCTGCCGGCCACCACCTCGCAAGCCGAGTTGCTGGCCCTGATCCAGGCCCTCAACGGCGATCCGGCCATCCACGGCATTTTGGTGCAACTGCCGCTGCCGGCTGGCCTCGACGAAGACGCGGTGATCCTGGCCATCGACCCGGCCAAGGACGTGGACGGCTTCCATCCGGTCAACGTCGGCCGCCTCGCCTTGGGCCAGCCCGCCCCGGTACCCTGCACCCCGCGCGGCTGCCTCATGCTCTTGAAGGATCACCTGGGCGACCTGTCGGGACGCGAGGCCCTGGTCATCGGCCGCTCGGCCATTGTCGGTAAGCCCATGGCCATGCTGCTACTGGGCGCCAACGCCACCGTGACCATTGCCCATTCGCGCACCAAGGATCTGCCGGCCGTGTGCCGACGCGCCGACATCGTGGTGGCGGCGGTCGGCCGCCCCCATTTTGTCAAGGCCGACTGGCTCAAGCCGGGCGCCGTGGTCATTGATGTGGGCATCAACCGACTCGACCCCGCCCCCGGCGAAGCCAAGGGCCGGCTGGTCGGCGATGTCGATTTCGAGGCGGCGCGCCGTGTCGCCAGCGCCATCACCCCGGTGCCGGGCGGCGTTGGCCCCATGACCATCGCCTGCCTGCTCGACAACACCTTGGAAGCCTGCCTCGCCGCCCGGGCCTAG
- a CDS encoding Crp/Fnr family transcriptional regulator, with amino-acid sequence MTAGKGWEEGSRVLECDPLLATLPEPSRKAVLALGRFQTIRAGKVLLHFGEPSDGLYCIVSGQFRMTMLDANGTEVLASMGLSGTWVGGATVVDNSVTLIATTAVLDSEVFFIPVQPLQRLMHQDPEIALFLARMALFYLRISLRRVLDGATLTSKAMLARMLLYFYTHAQSTGQPEPEVVHLSQEDLATMSGVSRRTASRILQAMRRAGSIEIDYHQIRIVCPDRLGEDARDRAR; translated from the coding sequence ATGACGGCGGGGAAGGGGTGGGAGGAAGGGAGCAGGGTTCTGGAGTGCGATCCCCTGCTGGCCACACTTCCTGAGCCCTCGCGCAAGGCTGTGCTCGCCCTGGGGCGGTTTCAGACGATCCGGGCGGGCAAGGTGCTGCTGCATTTCGGCGAGCCGAGCGACGGGCTTTATTGCATTGTGTCGGGCCAGTTCCGCATGACCATGCTCGATGCCAACGGCACCGAGGTGCTGGCGTCCATGGGCCTCTCCGGGACCTGGGTGGGCGGGGCCACGGTGGTGGACAACAGTGTGACCTTGATTGCCACGACCGCCGTGCTGGACAGCGAGGTGTTTTTTATTCCCGTTCAGCCGTTACAGCGCCTTATGCACCAGGACCCGGAGATTGCCTTGTTCCTGGCGCGCATGGCGTTGTTCTATTTGCGCATCAGCCTGCGCCGGGTTTTGGATGGCGCCACCTTGACCTCCAAGGCCATGCTGGCGCGCATGCTCCTCTATTTCTACACGCATGCCCAAAGCACGGGGCAGCCCGAGCCCGAGGTGGTCCATCTATCGCAGGAGGATTTGGCCACCATGAGCGGCGTGTCGCGGCGTACCGCCAGCCGGATTTTGCAGGCGATGCGCCGCGCCGGCAGTATCGAGATTGATTATCACCAGATCCGTATCGTGTGTCCCGACCGTCTTGGTGAGGATGCCCGCGATCGGGCCCGGTGA